A window of Haliscomenobacter hydrossis DSM 1100 contains these coding sequences:
- a CDS encoding XAC2610-related protein, which translates to MKPTLYTLILLLLSFNTFGQASYSGFIDQYPIELVTNIYSDGVASAFYAYSNYDEPIVINGTLKQGKLTLNEKDSNGKNKAILIFENFDTKRNQLEGTWKDLNSNKQFKIRLTKNFDIDSGENIEWTNREIIQSSSLKDKYFKLLISKAKGDFYATVTGVKIFEKKTDKLVQQIDLDCQLQGLNNMSVGDYNFDNLEDFSVFQQSFAGPNTSSLYYLYNPKSNQYFDSGFSGVSLEFDGKTKRIHERDQCCAGSIVTTAEYKVINNKMVLVKKRCFKWDDKKEELVERKIEDCQ; encoded by the coding sequence ATGAAACCAACACTTTACACTTTGATACTTCTGCTGCTTTCATTCAATACATTCGGGCAGGCAAGTTATTCGGGGTTTATTGATCAATATCCCATTGAGTTGGTAACAAACATTTATTCTGACGGAGTCGCAAGCGCATTTTACGCCTACTCTAACTATGACGAACCCATTGTAATCAACGGTACTCTTAAGCAAGGTAAACTGACACTTAACGAAAAAGACAGCAACGGAAAAAACAAAGCCATCCTGATTTTTGAAAATTTTGATACAAAGCGCAATCAGTTAGAAGGAACCTGGAAAGACCTAAACTCAAACAAACAATTCAAAATCAGGTTAACAAAAAACTTTGACATTGATTCCGGAGAAAATATAGAGTGGACAAACAGAGAGATCATTCAGTCTAGTTCATTAAAAGACAAATATTTCAAATTGTTAATTTCCAAAGCAAAAGGTGATTTTTATGCTACCGTAACTGGTGTAAAAATTTTTGAAAAAAAGACCGACAAATTGGTTCAGCAAATTGACTTAGACTGTCAGCTACAGGGATTAAACAATATGAGTGTTGGAGATTACAACTTTGACAACCTTGAAGATTTTTCTGTATTCCAGCAAAGTTTTGCTGGGCCAAATACATCAAGTTTGTACTATCTCTACAACCCAAAGTCAAACCAGTATTTTGACAGTGGATTTAGCGGCGTTTCATTGGAATTTGACGGCAAGACAAAGCGGATTCACGAACGGGATCAATGTTGCGCAGGTTCAATCGTCACTACAGCAGAATACAAAGTCATCAACAACAAGATGGTTTTAGTGAAAAAAAGATGTTTCAAGTGGGACGATAAAAAAGAGGAATTAGTAGAACGAAAAATCGAAGATTGCCAATAG
- a CDS encoding single-stranded DNA-binding protein encodes MKGLNKVMLIGNLGKDPEVQTLEKNIKVAKFSLATTESFKDDKGQIHTLTDWHSIVLWRGLAELAEKYLHKGSTIYIEGKNKTRAFEDKQGIKRYVTEIIGEQVLMLDKKES; translated from the coding sequence ATGAAAGGATTAAACAAAGTTATGCTGATTGGCAACCTGGGCAAAGACCCCGAAGTGCAAACCTTGGAAAAAAACATCAAAGTTGCCAAGTTCTCCTTAGCCACCACCGAAAGCTTTAAAGACGATAAAGGGCAAATCCACACGTTGACGGATTGGCACAGCATCGTGCTGTGGCGTGGGCTGGCTGAATTGGCCGAGAAATACCTCCACAAAGGCAGCACAATCTACATAGAGGGCAAAAACAAAACCCGTGCTTTTGAAGACAAGCAAGGGATCAAGCGCTACGTGACCGAAATCATCGGAGAACAAGTGCTGATGCTGGACAAAAAAGAGTCGTAA
- a CDS encoding DUF2490 domain-containing protein, translating to MKRILTLLAFFPLTLMAQQSDFGNWLIYFGDKKINNRWNWHHEVQYRNFNFIGDTEQLLLRTGIGYNLTENNNNIHLGYGFIYSEPYIAGTENKANFNEHRIYQQFITRQSFGRISLQHRYRFEQRFFEDDFRLRLRYFLSTNIALNHKQMQDKTVYLSIYNEIFVNTEQTFLDRNRFYGGVGYRFSKTVRTEIGVMNQTTNSVSRNQLNLITFVNF from the coding sequence ATGAAGAGAATTTTAACACTATTAGCCTTTTTCCCATTGACCTTAATGGCTCAACAAAGCGACTTTGGTAACTGGTTAATCTATTTTGGCGACAAAAAAATAAACAATCGTTGGAACTGGCATCACGAAGTACAGTACCGAAACTTCAACTTTATTGGGGACACTGAACAATTACTTTTAAGAACAGGTATCGGCTACAACCTAACAGAAAATAATAACAACATTCATCTTGGTTACGGTTTTATTTATAGCGAACCCTACATTGCAGGTACTGAGAATAAGGCTAACTTCAATGAGCACAGAATTTATCAACAGTTCATCACCAGACAGAGTTTTGGTCGAATTTCATTACAACACCGCTATCGTTTTGAACAACGATTTTTTGAAGACGATTTTAGACTTCGGTTAAGATACTTCTTGTCTACAAACATTGCCTTGAATCACAAACAAATGCAGGACAAGACTGTTTATCTCTCTATTTACAATGAAATTTTCGTGAATACAGAGCAAACCTTTTTAGACCGCAATCGATTCTATGGTGGTGTTGGGTATAGGTTTTCCAAAACTGTACGAACAGAAATTGGCGTAATGAATCAAACAACTAACAGTGTGTCAAGAAACCAATTGAATCTAATAACATTCGTAAACTTTTAA
- a CDS encoding GmrSD restriction endonuclease domain-containing protein, producing the protein MNYTDRIFPTNKGLTTYLDELIAKNYQIPTFQRDVVWEQENVKKLWDSIYKFYPLGSILIWKTDLKLQNHRQIGGHQITDTNFSRTEYQYILDGQQRTTSLLTSLYGGTIENRPNFNPLLYVDLTIPPDNEIDDESYRNRFLFWNDIDDRNGEIRPNIGKKKRFDDGLIVKLIDIKNNFTTVQTSVFNSELVNKDFNHTILAELSKIKGVLDNYRISFIEVKGIQVSEVCQIFERINQAGKPLNIFDIVVAKTFKPSVQQTATAQADNGFYLRDLIDDFRGHNNSEFLKISDIDYLQILAVLINQNVPNSGVRNITDRYLNEIKTEHILAVWEETKIAMLKTFDFFENHLHLKTPYLIPFRYFYFTITAYFYKNSSPNYDFLKKYFWFNSFHNDDLLSNTTQLAQHIEFLNNEKTKQPYQFDRFLIDKQKLRSATYSSKGRMSRAVLSLYASAQPKDWEHCDRDVLVQNFFFTTDKPNLHHIFPTNSEYVLNNQHKNKITSDSLMNIAYLTQITNLDITNRNPLEYMKDYDKPEYIAIMPTHLLSTNILEWARADEMPDNAIDIFIESRVTTILTDLKTKLNGLTFDEMDTMEIKEPVTTEQE; encoded by the coding sequence ATGAATTATACAGACAGAATTTTTCCAACCAACAAAGGACTGACAACTTACCTTGACGAGTTGATAGCAAAAAATTATCAAATTCCGACTTTTCAGCGGGACGTTGTTTGGGAACAGGAAAATGTAAAAAAACTTTGGGACAGTATTTACAAGTTTTATCCGTTGGGAAGTATTCTGATTTGGAAAACAGATTTGAAACTTCAAAACCATAGACAGATTGGTGGACACCAAATAACAGACACGAATTTCAGCAGAACTGAATATCAATATATACTTGATGGACAGCAACGAACGACTTCTTTGCTTACTTCATTGTATGGCGGAACTATTGAAAACAGACCGAATTTCAACCCTTTACTTTATGTGGACTTGACAATTCCACCAGACAACGAAATTGATGATGAAAGTTATCGCAATAGGTTTCTTTTTTGGAATGACATTGACGACAGAAATGGAGAAATTCGACCGAACATCGGAAAGAAAAAAAGATTTGATGATGGGCTAATTGTAAAACTTATTGACATCAAAAACAATTTTACAACGGTTCAAACAAGCGTTTTTAATAGCGAACTTGTAAATAAAGACTTCAATCATACCATACTTGCTGAACTTTCAAAAATCAAAGGAGTGCTTGACAACTACCGAATTTCCTTTATTGAAGTGAAAGGAATACAAGTTTCGGAAGTATGCCAAATATTTGAACGTATAAACCAAGCAGGCAAACCGCTTAACATTTTTGACATCGTTGTTGCTAAAACATTTAAACCTTCAGTTCAGCAAACAGCAACTGCACAAGCTGACAATGGATTTTATCTACGTGATTTAATTGACGATTTTAGAGGACACAACAACAGTGAATTTTTAAAAATCAGCGACATTGATTATTTGCAAATTCTTGCGGTTTTAATAAATCAAAATGTTCCAAACAGCGGAGTTAGAAATATTACAGACCGTTATTTGAATGAAATAAAAACTGAACACATTTTAGCGGTTTGGGAAGAGACAAAAATTGCAATGCTAAAAACATTCGATTTTTTCGAGAACCATTTACATTTGAAAACACCTTATTTAATTCCGTTTCGTTATTTCTACTTTACAATTACAGCATACTTTTATAAAAATAGTTCTCCAAATTATGACTTCTTAAAAAAATATTTTTGGTTTAATAGTTTCCACAATGACGACTTGTTAAGTAATACAACACAGTTGGCTCAACACATCGAATTTTTAAACAACGAAAAAACTAAACAGCCTTATCAATTTGACAGGTTCTTAATTGACAAGCAAAAACTTCGTTCAGCAACTTACAGTTCAAAAGGTAGAATGAGTAGAGCTGTCTTATCTCTCTATGCAAGTGCTCAACCAAAAGACTGGGAACATTGCGACAGAGACGTTTTAGTTCAGAACTTTTTCTTTACAACAGACAAACCAAATTTGCATCATATTTTCCCGACAAATTCGGAATACGTTTTAAACAATCAGCATAAAAACAAAATCACAAGCGATAGTTTAATGAACATCGCTTATTTGACACAAATAACGAACCTTGACATAACCAATAGAAATCCGCTTGAGTATATGAAAGACTATGACAAGCCGGAATACATTGCAATTATGCCGACACATCTACTTTCAACAAACATTTTAGAATGGGCAAGAGCAGACGAAATGCCTGACAATGCAATTGACATATTTATTGAGAGCAGAGTAACAACAATTTTGACAGACCTGAAAACAAAACTAAACGGACTGACATTTGACGAAATGGACACGATGGAAATTAAAGAACCTGTGACGACAGAACAAGAATAA
- a CDS encoding DUF6252 family protein produces MGKVQRSKSINNLKAKHMTKFFFSASTLILGLVFSHIVTAQNPETAEKARSTVFQVAVNGKPMQFDQGVIMAFTVKEDGSLTITAQTTTDILNTNIIALNITPTDSSKKITKGEYKILPEDAVTTYLVRAEYYANTDGNSSYWWSNAAVVKAGSIVIDEITDSSIKGRFSFNGVLETEDGSMDSKNLVKITNGVFDLPLEIKSRLDPR; encoded by the coding sequence ATGGGGAAAGTACAGAGATCCAAATCAATTAATAACTTAAAAGCAAAGCATATGACCAAATTTTTTTTCTCAGCAAGTACCCTCATTTTAGGGTTGGTTTTTTCTCATATCGTTACAGCTCAAAATCCTGAAACTGCAGAAAAAGCCCGGTCCACAGTTTTTCAAGTGGCTGTTAATGGGAAACCAATGCAATTCGACCAAGGTGTAATTATGGCCTTTACAGTTAAAGAAGATGGCTCGCTTACCATTACGGCACAAACCACAACCGATATTCTCAATACCAATATTATTGCATTGAATATAACTCCGACTGACTCCAGCAAAAAAATCACGAAAGGGGAATATAAAATTTTACCTGAAGATGCTGTTACAACCTACCTGGTCAGGGCAGAATATTATGCAAATACTGATGGCAACAGTTCCTATTGGTGGAGCAATGCAGCCGTTGTAAAAGCAGGTTCTATCGTTATTGATGAAATTACCGACTCAAGTATCAAAGGCAGATTTTCGTTTAACGGTGTATTGGAAACAGAAGATGGCAGCATGGACTCTAAAAACCTGGTGAAAATAACCAATGGCGTTTTTGACCTTCCTTTGGAAATTAAAAGTCGGTTGGATCCCAGGTAG
- a CDS encoding restriction endonuclease, with the protein MTKIKANKVLFIKLGQGGQFEKECIEQNQTLRLGYREVDHKLCVGGHWDKVHDYFTTEENSKTFVATSHSNQIKQFYEEDEKTLWITFYANKLWWCFSKPEITLLADKTKTRPVIGKWSDKDIIGNVLLGSNISGKLLKTQGFRGTICSVPEQKYALAKINCEQMKEVVEVEQAMFNLKSKLTFLIQNLQWKDFETLVDLIFRQAGWQRVGDTGKTQKTLDLELFAPVTGERAIVQIKAQSDLQQFLSYQEQFATMNDYDKFFYVVHTSKNNLTTYENETETKLYLVDKVAELTISAGLVEWVIKKTS; encoded by the coding sequence ATGACAAAAATTAAAGCAAATAAAGTTCTATTTATCAAACTTGGACAAGGTGGACAGTTTGAAAAAGAATGTATTGAACAGAACCAAACTTTGCGACTTGGATACAGAGAAGTTGACCATAAATTGTGTGTTGGCGGACATTGGGACAAAGTTCACGACTATTTCACAACCGAAGAAAATTCAAAAACATTTGTAGCGACAAGTCACTCAAACCAAATCAAACAGTTTTACGAAGAAGACGAAAAGACACTTTGGATTACATTTTACGCAAACAAACTTTGGTGGTGTTTTTCAAAACCTGAAATCACTTTACTTGCCGACAAAACAAAAACAAGACCTGTAATTGGAAAATGGTCAGACAAAGATATTATCGGAAATGTTTTGCTTGGAAGTAACATAAGCGGTAAGTTATTAAAGACACAAGGTTTTCGTGGGACAATTTGTAGTGTCCCAGAACAAAAATACGCACTTGCAAAAATCAACTGCGAACAAATGAAAGAAGTTGTTGAAGTTGAACAAGCAATGTTTAATTTAAAATCAAAACTGACCTTTTTAATTCAGAATTTACAATGGAAAGACTTTGAAACTTTGGTTGACTTGATTTTCAGACAAGCAGGTTGGCAAAGAGTTGGCGACACGGGAAAAACTCAAAAGACCTTAGACCTTGAACTTTTCGCACCCGTGACAGGAGAAAGAGCAATTGTTCAAATCAAGGCACAATCTGACTTACAACAGTTTTTAAGTTATCAAGAACAATTTGCGACTATGAACGACTATGACAAATTCTTCTATGTTGTTCATACTTCTAAAAACAACTTGACTACTTACGAAAACGAAACAGAAACAAAACTGTATCTCGTTGATAAAGTAGCAGAATTGACAATCTCGGCAGGACTTGTGGAATGGGTTATTAAAAAGACTTCATAA
- a CDS encoding sulfatase, which translates to MKNYFLFATLSLLCFTAPEQYKQQSLLASQPNIVWIVCEDMSPHLGCYGEKVAKTPNLDRLATEGVRYSNVFTTAGVCAPSRNSIITGRYQTANGGHNMRTLAASGLAKDAYPEGFKAYSAVLPADVKPYPEYLRQAGYYCSNNAKEDYQFDSSPTMWDESGNKAHWRNRKDKSKPFFSIFNLNVTHESQVWARDKEPLLVNPKDVEVPPYYPDDSISRKVIARFLSNVMVMDKQAGEIIQQLKDDGLYDNTVVFFYSDHGDGLPYVKRELHHRGLRIPLIIKAPFLKAGTSDDQLISAVDFAPSLLSLAGVAIPKSMHGQAFFGDQKASKKRSYIYGARDRMDSEIDRVRSVSDGRFNYLRYYLPQLPFYQNIRYRLQNPLMPHLLKLRDEGKLNAAQMDWFRPTKPDEELFDTQTDPFELNNLATNPQYAAKLKELKAAHEKWLKDYKDWGAMPEMDMVRQWWNGKDAPPKTAEPVVVFKGNKVEITSKTVGASIGYRKSYKDTWAVYQKPFDWPKGDSLYVVAHRIGYDKSVVKRVKN; encoded by the coding sequence ATGAAAAACTACTTTCTATTTGCTACCCTTTCTTTGTTGTGCTTCACTGCTCCTGAGCAATACAAACAACAGAGCCTCCTTGCATCGCAACCCAACATCGTCTGGATTGTCTGTGAAGACATGTCGCCACATTTAGGTTGTTATGGCGAAAAAGTGGCTAAAACGCCCAATCTTGACCGCCTTGCTACGGAGGGGGTACGTTACAGCAACGTTTTTACCACCGCAGGCGTATGTGCACCGAGCCGCAATTCGATCATTACAGGACGGTATCAAACGGCCAATGGCGGGCACAACATGCGAACGCTAGCTGCTTCCGGGCTTGCAAAAGATGCTTATCCAGAAGGTTTCAAAGCCTATTCGGCAGTACTTCCAGCGGATGTAAAACCCTATCCTGAATATTTAAGACAAGCAGGTTATTATTGCAGCAACAATGCCAAGGAAGATTATCAGTTTGATAGCTCACCTACCATGTGGGATGAAAGTGGTAATAAAGCACATTGGCGCAATAGAAAGGATAAATCGAAACCCTTTTTCTCGATTTTCAATTTAAATGTTACGCACGAATCACAAGTGTGGGCAAGGGACAAAGAGCCGCTTTTGGTCAACCCCAAAGACGTAGAAGTGCCTCCTTATTATCCCGATGACAGCATTAGTCGAAAAGTCATCGCTCGATTTTTATCCAATGTCATGGTGATGGACAAACAAGCGGGCGAGATCATTCAGCAACTCAAAGACGATGGCCTCTATGACAATACCGTCGTCTTCTTTTACAGCGATCATGGTGATGGGCTGCCTTACGTGAAAAGGGAATTGCACCACCGCGGTTTGCGCATACCTTTAATCATCAAAGCCCCTTTCTTGAAAGCAGGCACCAGTGATGATCAACTCATTAGTGCGGTAGATTTTGCCCCGTCACTGTTGTCCCTGGCGGGTGTTGCTATCCCCAAATCCATGCATGGACAAGCATTTTTTGGTGATCAAAAAGCAAGTAAAAAACGCAGCTACATTTATGGAGCACGCGACCGTATGGATTCAGAAATTGACCGGGTGCGCTCGGTGAGTGATGGGCGTTTCAACTATCTGCGGTATTACCTGCCACAATTGCCTTTTTATCAAAATATCCGCTATCGTTTGCAAAATCCGTTGATGCCCCATTTGTTGAAACTACGTGACGAAGGCAAGCTCAATGCTGCTCAAATGGATTGGTTCAGGCCCACCAAGCCCGATGAAGAACTGTTCGATACCCAAACCGACCCTTTTGAACTGAATAATTTGGCCACCAATCCGCAATACGCCGCTAAGCTAAAAGAGCTAAAAGCCGCGCATGAAAAATGGCTGAAAGACTATAAAGACTGGGGTGCAATGCCCGAAATGGACATGGTGCGCCAATGGTGGAATGGCAAAGACGCTCCCCCAAAAACGGCGGAACCCGTAGTGGTTTTTAAAGGAAATAAAGTAGAAATTACTTCAAAAACTGTGGGCGCGTCCATTGGCTACCGCAAGTCTTACAAAGACACTTGGGCTGTTTACCAAAAGCCTTTTGATTGGCCAAAGGGTGATTCGTTGTATGTGGTTGCTCACCGAATTGGGTATGATAAGAGTGTGGTTAAAAGGGTGAAAAATTAG
- a CDS encoding carbonic anhydrase family protein has translation MTKKFLIIPGLALAFLTACNNPKPSETSANESAVNQAKALVQEVLTKEQRDALTPDEIIQTFKEGNERFVNNDLTARDHSAQVRKSATGQFPKAVVLSCLDSRVPVEDVFDRGIGDIFVGRVAGNFVNEDLLGSMEFGCKVAGAKVILVLGHEHCGAVKSAIDDVKLGNITAMLSKIRPAVEKVTYEGDRTSGNPEFVHQVCESNVKNTIEQIRQNSPILKEMEDNGQIKIIGAVYDMDTGKVTFL, from the coding sequence ATGACAAAAAAGTTTTTAATCATTCCAGGGCTTGCTCTCGCTTTTTTAACAGCTTGTAACAACCCAAAACCGAGTGAGACCTCGGCAAATGAATCAGCAGTGAATCAAGCCAAAGCATTGGTACAAGAAGTGCTAACCAAAGAACAAAGAGACGCTTTAACACCAGATGAAATTATTCAAACATTCAAAGAAGGAAACGAACGGTTTGTAAACAACGACTTAACAGCAAGAGACCATTCTGCTCAAGTGAGAAAAAGTGCAACAGGACAATTTCCAAAAGCAGTTGTTCTATCTTGTTTGGACAGTAGAGTTCCAGTAGAAGATGTTTTCGATAGGGGAATCGGTGATATTTTCGTTGGCAGAGTTGCAGGTAATTTTGTAAACGAAGACTTACTTGGAAGTATGGAATTTGGTTGCAAAGTAGCAGGTGCAAAAGTTATTCTTGTACTTGGACACGAACATTGTGGGGCAGTAAAATCTGCCATTGATGACGTAAAGTTGGGCAACATCACTGCGATGTTATCTAAAATTCGTCCAGCAGTTGAGAAAGTTACTTACGAAGGCGACCGTACATCAGGTAATCCAGAGTTCGTGCATCAAGTATGTGAGAGTAATGTAAAAAATACCATCGAACAAATCAGACAAAATAGTCCAATTTTAAAAGAAATGGAAGATAATGGACAAATCAAAATTATTGGAGCTGTTTACGATATGGATACTGGTAAAGTAACATTTTTGTAG
- a CDS encoding tyrosine-type recombinase/integrase has protein sequence MKSNAVKYIPTTHHGKEVIFIHFEYDAALVERVKKLIGVQWSQSQKAWYVLDNAQYRKKFGLAPKSPIGKEALLHIHPINLPALQLYIETLQLKAYSLNTINTYRNEFAQLLCILKDKAVNELDSSRLRSYFLYCTNILKLSENTLHSRINAVKFYFEQVLKREKFFFEIPRPKKPSILPKVINAKDIKKLFEVTTNLKHNTMLKLCYGMGLRVSEIVNLKITDIDSKNLQVFIERAKGKKDRYANLPESILEQLRAYFVEYKPKKYLFEGQYGDQYSVRSAQKVFADALKKAKINKNVGIHGLRHSFATHLLEAGTDISFIQELLGHNDLKTTLRYTHVSQQTIKNIKSPLDKL, from the coding sequence AGTATGATGCGGCACTTGTTGAGCGAGTAAAAAAACTTATTGGTGTACAATGGAGTCAATCCCAAAAGGCTTGGTATGTGCTGGATAACGCTCAATACCGCAAGAAATTCGGCTTAGCTCCCAAAAGCCCAATTGGAAAAGAGGCTCTGCTGCACATTCACCCGATCAATCTGCCTGCCCTGCAATTGTACATCGAAACCTTGCAATTGAAAGCATACAGCCTCAATACAATCAATACCTACCGCAACGAATTTGCCCAGTTGCTCTGCATCCTGAAAGATAAAGCTGTGAACGAGCTGGATTCTAGCAGGCTAAGGAGTTATTTCTTGTACTGTACCAATATCTTGAAACTTTCAGAAAACACCCTGCATAGCCGGATCAATGCGGTGAAATTTTATTTCGAGCAGGTCTTGAAAAGGGAAAAATTCTTTTTTGAGATTCCACGGCCCAAAAAACCCTCCATTTTACCCAAAGTCATCAATGCCAAAGACATCAAAAAACTGTTTGAGGTGACGACCAATCTCAAGCACAATACGATGTTGAAACTCTGCTACGGGATGGGATTACGGGTCAGTGAAATTGTGAACCTTAAAATCACTGACATCGATAGCAAAAACTTGCAAGTTTTTATCGAAAGAGCAAAGGGCAAAAAAGACCGTTATGCCAACCTTCCCGAAAGCATTTTGGAACAACTGAGGGCTTATTTTGTGGAATACAAGCCAAAAAAATACTTGTTTGAAGGGCAGTACGGCGATCAATACAGCGTACGCAGCGCCCAAAAAGTATTTGCTGACGCGCTCAAAAAAGCAAAAATCAATAAAAACGTGGGAATACACGGCTTAAGACACAGCTTTGCCACCCACTTGCTGGAAGCTGGAACGGACATCAGCTTCATTCAGGAGCTACTAGGGCATAATGACCTCAAAACCACCTTGCGGTACACCCATGTAAGTCAGCAGACGATCAAAAACATCAAAAGTCCCTTGGATAAGTTATAA